The sequence TGCTTCCATTTATGAACGACTTAGTCGTCGAACTTAAAAAAATAATATAATAAATTAATTGCGCTCTGTTACATCTTAAACAGCGCTCTCAAAGAAAGGAGAAAAATATACAAAAGATGAAAAAGACAAGAAAAGGAGTTTTGACTCCAAAACGTTCCGGCTGGTTCACAGTAATAACCGCAATTTCGGTAATCGGAACAATGATGGCTGGTATCCTTACTACCTACTTATCAGGACCAGTAAATGGGTCCGGGGGCTGGATACAAGCTTCCGCCGGCCTGATAAGTTTCGCACTCATTTACGTAACAAGCGATATCATATCTGAAATATACGGGTACCGCGCGTCGCGATTAGTTGCTTTCATTAATATGGGAGCAAGCATACTATTAACGATACTTATGGCACTCGCGTGGGGATTTAGCACATTTATCGCTGATTTTAATAACTTGGCAGTAAATACTGCACCATTCGGTGAGCCTGCGACTTATGAAAGCGTAGGGCTCATGCAATTTATGGCGCAAAAGTTCTTCGGGGTAGGAGAAGGTAATATTCCGGCAGCTGGTCCAATTATATTATTATGGGGCTGGGTTGTAGCAATGTTAGGTGACTGGGTAAATGATTTAGTATTCAAGCACATGAAACAACGCGATGGTAATGGCAGTTTCTTTAAACGCTCATTTTTATCGAGCGTTGTAGGACAGCTTATTGATGTTATCGTATTTGTACCAGTATTGGTAGCTTTTGCAATTACGCCGTTTGCTTGGCAAAACGGATCATTCTTACTAACAGTGGGGATCATGGCAGTATGGCAACTGGTATTTAAATTAGGTGTTGAAATTATCGTCTACCCAGTAGCATTATTATTAAAGAAACAAATGCATTTTATCGAAGGTGACGAAAGTTACGAAACAAGCTCAAGTAATCATATTTTAGGTTAAAGAGAAAGAAAAAGATAATTTATGGGATTATCTTTTTTCTTTACTATATCACTT comes from Bacteroidia bacterium and encodes:
- a CDS encoding VUT family protein, which encodes MKKTRKGVLTPKRSGWFTVITAISVIGTMMAGILTTYLSGPVNGSGGWIQASAGLISFALIYVTSDIISEIYGYRASRLVAFINMGASILLTILMALAWGFSTFIADFNNLAVNTAPFGEPATYESVGLMQFMAQKFFGVGEGNIPAAGPIILLWGWVVAMLGDWVNDLVFKHMKQRDGNGSFFKRSFLSSVVGQLIDVIVFVPVLVAFAITPFAWQNGSFLLTVGIMAVWQLVFKLGVEIIVYPVALLLKKQMHFIEGDESYETSSSNHILG